One genomic region from Amaranthus tricolor cultivar Red isolate AtriRed21 chromosome 12, ASM2621246v1, whole genome shotgun sequence encodes:
- the LOC130796906 gene encoding protein AUXIN RESPONSE 4, with the protein MAIITEHEDEHIDQPGSPSKSKPKIKPKLKSKPPKPESRTTTTPNQNPFIFWFYFTLIVSLITFFFVSLPSFSSSDPKTWFLKLPTILRDHYSKGRTIKVQINPNEPAIEVFAYSQGPRTSENVLIIHGLGCSSFTFRNVVDDLASNGLFAVALDLPGSGFSDKTVVREREIVGDPGVFERFMEVYEEIKEKGIFWGFDNLIESGHLPYEEGKPRISTRKVVEPLDLGAQEMDRVLGQVIDSMGLAPLHLVLHDSALVMGANWVVKNAGRLRSLTLIDTLPRGMALPIWALQVPVLRDVVLSIDYAFESLMSSCCSKKFKGSNLEAHRVLMKGRDGRETTVGIGKKLNQSFDLAEWASMDEFKSVPMQVLWSGSWSQEWNEEGKRVAEAVSQAKFVYHSGGRWPQDDTSSELAEKINSLISSLPKTEKIVDDEPLPEHIQKKLDEAKAGGNHHHQGHGSHNHHDGHIHDDGAHAGYMDAYGLGHGHGWGM; encoded by the exons ATGGCGATCATAACAGAGCATGAAGATGAGCATATTGATCAACCAGGTTCTCCTTCAAAATCTAAGCCTAAAATTAAACCAAAGCTCAAATCCAAACCCCCGAAACCAGAATCACGAACCACAACAACCCCAAACCAAAACCCATTCATTTTCTGGTTCTACTTCACACTTATTGTTTCTCTAATCACTTTCTTCTTCGTTTCTCTCCCTTCTTTTTCATCATCCGACCCGAAGACTTGGTTTTTAAAACTACCCACAATTCTTAGAGATCACTACTCTAAGGGGAGAACTATCAAGGTTCAAATCAACCCAAATGAACCTGCAATTGAAGTTTTTGCTTACTCACAAGGTCCTCGAACTTCTGAAAATGTGTTGATTATTCACGGGTTAGGCTGTAGTTCTTTTACATTTCGTAATGTAGTTGATGATTTAGCTTCTAATGGTTTGTTTGCTGTGGCTCTTGATTTACCCGGTTCCGGGTTTTCAGATAAAACAGTGGTTAGAGAAAGGGAGATTGTAGGTGATCCTGGGGTTTTTGAGAGGTTTATGGAGGTGTATGAGGAGATTAAGGAAAAGGGTATTTTTTGGGGTTTTGATAATCTGATTGAAAGTGGACATCTTCCCTATGAAGAGGGTAAACCTCGAATTTCGACTAGGAAAGTTGTTGAGCCTTTGGATTTAGGTGCACAAGAAATGGATAGGGTTTTAGGTCAAGTCATTGATTCAATGGGATTAGCTCCTTTGCATTTAGTTCTACATGATTCAGCATTAGTAATGGGGGCAAATTGGGTTGTTAAAAATGCAGGGAGATTGAGGAGTCTTACACTTATTGATACTTTGCCTAGAGGCATGGCATTACCCATATGGGCATTGCAAGTTCCGGTGCTTCGAGACGTTGTTTTGAGCATTGATTATGCATTTGAGAGCTTGATGAGTTCATGTTGTTCAAAGAAATTCAAGGGTTCAAATTTAGAGGCTCATAGGGTTCTTATGAAGGGTAGAGATGGGAGGGAGACGACTGTAGGAATAGGGAAGAAGTTGAATCAAAGCTTTGATTTGGCTGAATGGGCAAGTATGGATGAATTTAAGAGTGTGCCAATGCAAGTGCTTTGGTCTGGTAGTTGGTCACAAGAGTGGAATGAAGAGGGTAAAAGAGTTGCTGAGGCTGTTTCTCAAGCTAAATTCGTCTATCACTCTGGTGGGAGGTGGCCTCAG GATGACACATCGAGTGAGTTAGCTGAAAAAATCAACAGTTTAATATCATCTCTTCCGAAGACTGAAAAGATAGTGGATGACGAGCCTTTACCAGAACATATTCAAAAGAAGCTTGACGAGGCAAAAGCGGGAGGTAACCACCATCATCAAGGTCATGGTAGTCATAACCACCATGATGGGCACATTCATGACGATGGAGCTCATGCAGGTTACATGGACGCCTATGGCCTTGGTCATGGTCATGGGTGGGGAATGTGA